A genomic segment from Triplophysa dalaica isolate WHDGS20190420 chromosome 22, ASM1584641v1, whole genome shotgun sequence encodes:
- the depdc5 gene encoding GATOR complex protein DEPDC5 isoform X6 translates to MTVTMKANRSYKLVVHKKGFGGSDDELMMNPKVFPQVKLGDIVEIAHPNDEYSPLLLQVKSLKEDLQKETISVDQTVAQAFKLRAYQDVIINIVDPKDVTLDLVELTFKDQYIGRGDMWRLKKSLVSTCAYVTQKVEFAGIRAQASELWVKGEKVTCGYISEDSRVVFRSTSAMVYIFIQMSCEMWDFDIYGDLYFEKAVNGFLSDLFAKWKEKNCSHEVTVVLFSRTFYSAKSLEEFPEMQRASIRQDHEGCYSEDFYRVVAQNERRDEWTSLLVTIKKLFIQYPVLVRLKGTDGFLCGQNSTAAQGNYLEAINLSFNVFDKHYINRNFDRTGQMSVVITPGVGVFEVDRLLMILTKQRMIDNGIGVDLVCMGEQPLHAVPLFKLHNRTVLGDSRIGDDYNLPHWINHSFYTSKSQNSCSCFTPRIKLAGKKPHADRARFSREHTLAGPRDAENSLPIQVDYDAYDAQVFRLPGPSRAQRSTNFRASEKEEVFDHFCVRSSRERESASRKSWGSADVGGGVVGTSPPIRPTGQEEQRSLASEDSLGHISNILLIPRPAQGQYEVSSSLGYTSCTREMLEKMVESQRDSSAPGRFTVGSAESTLHIRPGGYTPQRALINPFAPSRMPMKLTSNRRRWMHTFPVGPSGEAIQIHHQTRQNMAELQGSEHRDPARTSAELLELAYHEATGSKRTAARHTGDNGLYITGGPDNVSCSPASISSTGTPMTRSSFEDYSNSSDPILLLSAPPTVPSFCCTVGVDWKSLTTPACLPLTTDYFPDRQTLQNDYTEGCYDLLPHTDLERREDEYPVMTAHQVFEEFICQRLMQGYQIIVQTNSRKPQPAMAPPLSSSPLYSRGLVSRRKPEEEESLYWLSMGRTFHKVCLKDKIITVTRYLPKYPYESTQIQYSYNLCPPHADAHFLPFWVEFSHERLEEYKWNYLDQYICSAGSEDFSLIDSLKFWRTRFLLLPAGGARRVADGEGHWDVYGEGAGAVRDGSSGTGDWCLLDGFIRFLEGLNRIRRRHRSDRIIRKGAAIKSLQVTGSLSSYNPEPVAPHVGKKGTSALSALLELEQTQKSLEEQQLAAQHAGKACGPVNEAASVALTTTYVESPRKDAAFILDFIRSPRSSYICHSQLPVEQVTANPTEGGLMDKASNQPERTAAASQSTVDPTPGTTSETGGQSGSGGLCLSSSSTLMEILEAIKHPTTGVQLLPEQRGLPPNCFVSAEVVHWLVSTVENVATQGIAVEIMQKMLDDGLIIHASGDAMRTFVYGFYLYRIVDKDSEKVPTAQLQPAVANVWSAAALEDFTLFQRKWFEVAFVLEERRPCDLPAFLLPWLPSRPASYAKQQWPKVMSYFGKSTSACFNQIQFEICIKTFVCMLSLVCLECKLKLSFEKNLRRLDKKTSTMNWVKVLVHLATTVFLLSVFCCNVKPYPS, encoded by the exons ATGACTGTAACCATGAAGGCCAACAGATCCTACAAGCTCGTGGTGCACAAGAAGGGCTTTGGAGGAAGCG ATGATGAATTGATGATGAATCCGAAGGTATTTCCTCAGGTTAAACTGGGAGATATTGTTGAGATCGCTCACCCAAATGACGAGTACAG TCCTCTGCTGTTGCAGGTCAAGAGCCTAAAGGAAGATCTACAGAAAG AAACTATCAGTGTTGATCAGACAGTAGCTCAGGCCTTCAAACTCCGCGCTTACCAGGATGTCATCATCAACATTGTGGACCCAAAG GATGTGACTTTGGATCTTGTTGAGCTCACCTTTAAAGATCAGTACATTGGCCGAGGAGACATGTGGAGACTGAAGAAGAGTTTA GTGAGCACTTGTGCGTATGTGACACAGAAAGTAGAGTTTGCAGGCATCAG ggCCCAGGCCAGTGAATTGTGGGTAAAAGGAGAGAAGGTCACCTGTGGCTACATTAGCGAAGATTCAAGG GTTGTGTTTAGGTCCACATCTGCGATGGTTTACATATTTATTCAGATGAGCTGTGAGATGTGGGACTTTGATATATATG GtgacctttattttgaaaaagctGTCAATGGTTTCCTCTCTGACCTCTTTGCCAAATGGAAA GAGAAAAACTGCAGTCATGAGGTCACGGTGGTGCTGTTTTCCAGAACCTTCTATTCTGCAAAATCACTGG AAGAGTTCCCAGAGATGCAAAGAGCATCAATACGGCAAGACCACGAGGGATGTTACAGTGAAGATTTTTACAG AGTGGTGGCTCAGAATGAAAGACGCGATGAGTGGACATCACTGCTTGTCACCATTAAGAAGCTGTTCATCCAGTATCCTGTGTTGGTGCGTCTTAAAGGAACAG ATGGATTCCTGTGCGGACAGAATTCCACTGCTGCTCAGGGAAATTATCTCGAAGCCATCAACTTATCTTTCAACG TGTTTGACAAGCACTACATCAACCGTAACTTTGATCGGACTGGTCAGATGTCTGTGGTCATCACTCCAGGGGTGGGCGTGTTCGAAGTGGACCGCTTACTCATGATCCTGACCAAACAGCGCATGATTGACAATG GTATTGGTGTAGACCTGGTCTGTATGGGAGAGCAGCCCCTTCATGCTGTTCCACTTTTTAAG TTACACAATCGCACAGTGCTTGGAGATTCCAGAATCGGAGACGACTATAACCTGCCACATTGGATCAACCACAG CTTTTACACATCCAAGAGCCAAAACTCTTGCAGCTGTTTTACACCCAGAATCAAGCTGGCTGGAAAAAAG CCTCACGCTGACAGAGCCAGATTCAGCAGAGAACATA CCCTTGCTGGTCCCAGAGATGCTGAGAACAGTCTTCCCATCCAGGTGGACTATGATGCTTACGACGCTCAGGTCTTCAGGCTTCCTGGACCCTCAAGAGCCCAGAGATCCACCAACTTCAG GGCTTCAGAAAAGGAAGAAGTctttgatcatttttgtgtCAGGTCGAGTCGGGAGAGAGAGTCGGCCAGCAGGAAAAGCTGGGGCTCGGCAGATGTGGGCGGGGGTGTAGTGGGCACCTCTCCTCCCATTCGACCCACGGGACAAGAGGAGCAGAGGAGCCTGGCGTCAGAGGACAGCCTGGGACACATCTCCAACATCCTGCTCATCCCACGGCCTGCTCAGGGCCAGTACGAGGTCAGCAGCTCCCTGGGGTACACCAGCTGCACAAGAG AGATGCTGGAAAAGATGGTGGAATCTCAGAGGGACTCTAGTGCTCCAGGCCGTTTTACCGTGGGCAGCGCTGAATCCACCCTGCACATACGGccaggcggttacacgcctcagAGGGCCCTCATCAACCCCTTCGCACCTTCACGCATGCCTATGAAACTAACCTCTAACCGGCGACGCTGGATGCACACCTTTCCTGTGG GTCCTTCTGGAGAGGCCATTCAGATCCATCACCAGACCAGGCAGAACATGGCAGAGCTGCAGGGCAGCGAGCATAGAGATCCCGCTCGAACCTCCGCAGAGCTGCTGGAACTGGCCTATCACGAAGCCACGGGAAG caaGCGGACAGCGGCCCGTCACACAGGAGACAATGGGCTGTACATCACTGGAGGTCCTGACAATGTCTCTTGTAGCCCTGCTAGTATCAGTAGCACCG GAACGCCAATGACCCGTAGTTCCTTTGAAGACTATTCCAACAGTTCAGATCCAA TCCTGCTGCTGTCTGCCCCCCCGACAGTGCCTAGCTTCTGTTGTACGGTGGGGGTGGATTGGAAGTCCCTCACCACTCCTGCGTGCCTTCCCCTCACTACCGATTACTTTCCTGACCGACAAACCCTGCAGAACGACTACACGGAGGGCTGCTATGACCTGCTGCCCCACACTGACCTGGAGAG GCGTGAGGACGAGTATCCCGTGATGACGGCCCATCAGGTGTTTGAAGAGTTCATCTGTCAAAGACTGATGCAGGGCTACCAGATCATCGTACAAACCAATAGCAGGAAACCGCAACCcgctatggccccgcccctcagCAGCAGCCCCCTCTATTCCAGAG gACTTGTATCTCGGCGTAAACCAGAGGAAGAGGAGAGTCTGTACTGGCTCAGTATGGGCAGAACCTTTCATAAAGTCTGTCTTAAAGATAAGATCATTACAGTCACCCGCTACCTCCCAAA GTATCCATACGAATCCACGCAGATTCAGTACAGCTACAATCTTTGCCCTCCGCACGCAGACGCCCACTTCTTGCCTTTCTGGGTCGAGTTTAGCCACGAGCGGCTGGAGGAGTACAAGTGGAACTATCTGGATCAGTACATCTGTTCTGCTGGATCTGAGGACTTCAG TCTTATTGATTCTCTGAAGTTCTGGCGTACACGTTTCCTGCTACTGCCAGCGGGTGGAGCCAGGCGAGTGGCGGATGGCGAGGGTCACTGGGACGTGTATGGGGAGGGAGCGGGCGCGGTGCGTGATGGTTCCTCCGGCACTGGGGACTGGTGTCTTTTGGATGGATTTATTCGCTTTTTAGAAGGTCTGAACAGGATCCGACGTCGTCACCGATCTGATCGAATTATCCGC aAAGGAGCTGCCATAAAAAGCCTCCAGGTGACCGGAAGCCTTTCATCTTATAACCCGGAGCCTGTAGCGCCCCATGTGGGCAAAAAAGGCACCTCTGCCCTCTCTGCACTCTTGGAGTTAGAACAGACACAGAA GAGTTTAGAAGAGCAGCAGCTTGCCGCTCAGCATGCTGGGAAAGCATGTGGACCTGTGAATGAAGCTGCCAGCGTTGCCCTGACAACAACCTATGTCGAAAGCCCCCGTAAG GACGCTGCCTTCATTTTGGACTTTATTCGTAGTCCACGTTCCTCCTACATCTGTCACTCGCAG CTTCCAGTTGAACAGGTCACCGCCAATCCCACCGAGGGAGGCTTGATGGACAAAGCAAGCAACCAACCTGAGAGAACAGCTGCCGCCTCCCAGTCCACAGTTGACCCAACGCCGGGCACCACTTCAGAGACAGG CGGGCAGTCAGGTTCTGGTGGCTTATGCCTGTCATCGTCTTCCACGCTAATGGAGATCCTGGAAGCCATTAAACATCCCAC CACCGGAGTGCAGCTCTTACCGGAGCAGCGAGGCCTGCCGCCCAACTGCTTTGTCAGTGCCGAGGTTGTACATTGGCTGGTCAGCACCGTGGAGAATGTGGCTACACAGGGCATCGCCGTAGAAATCATGCAG AAGATGCTCGATGATGGTCTGATTATTCACGCCTCTGGCGATGCCATGCGGACATTTGTCTATGGCTTTTACCTTTACCGGATTGTCGACAAAGACTCTGAAAAGG TCCCTACTGCACAGCTTCAACCAGCCGTAGCTAATGTGTGGTCTGCAGCAGCTTTGGAGGACTTCACCCTGTTCCAGAGAAAGTGGTTTGAGGTGGCGTTTGTTCTGGAGGAACGTCGACCCTGCGACTTACCTGCCTTCTTACTTCCCTGGCTGCCCAGTCGGCCGGCCTCGTACGCAA AACAgcagtggccaaaagtgatgtcctaCTTTGGAAAATCGACATCTGCATGCTTTAATCAAATACAATTTGAAATATGTATTAAAACTTTTGTATGCATGTTGTCATTGGTGTGTTTGGAGTGTAAACTGAAGCTaagctttgagaagaatttaaggaggcttgacaaaaaaacaagcacaatgAACTGGGTCAAGGTCTTGGTCcatttggccactactgtattTTTGCTTTCAGTATTTTGCTGCAATGTAAAGCCTTATCCCTcatga
- the depdc5 gene encoding GATOR complex protein DEPDC5 isoform X1, producing MTVTMKANRSYKLVVHKKGFGGSDDELMMNPKVFPQVKLGDIVEIAHPNDEYSPLLLQVKSLKEDLQKETISVDQTVAQAFKLRAYQDVIINIVDPKDVTLDLVELTFKDQYIGRGDMWRLKKSLVSTCAYVTQKVEFAGIRAQASELWVKGEKVTCGYISEDSRVVFRSTSAMVYIFIQMSCEMWDFDIYGDLYFEKAVNGFLSDLFAKWKEKNCSHEVTVVLFSRTFYSAKSLEEFPEMQRASIRQDHEGCYSEDFYRVVAQNERRDEWTSLLVTIKKLFIQYPVLVRLKGTDGFLCGQNSTAAQGNYLEAINLSFNVFDKHYINRNFDRTGQMSVVITPGVGVFEVDRLLMILTKQRMIDNGIGVDLVCMGEQPLHAVPLFKLHNRTVLGDSRIGDDYNLPHWINHSFYTSKSQNSCSCFTPRIKLAGKKPHADRARFSREHTLAGPRDAENSLPIQVDYDAYDAQVFRLPGPSRAQRSTNFRASEKEEVFDHFCVRSSRERESASRKSWGSADVGGGVVGTSPPIRPTGQEEQRSLASEDSLGHISNILLIPRPAQGQYEVSSSLGYTSCTREMLEKMVESQRDSSAPGRFTVGSAESTLHIRPGGYTPQRALINPFAPSRMPMKLTSNRRRWMHTFPVGPSGEAIQIHHQTRQNMAELQGSEHRDPARTSAELLELAYHEATGSKRTAARHTGDNGLYITGGPDNVSCSPASISSTGTPMTRSSFEDYSNSSDPILLLSAPPTVPSFCCTVGVDWKSLTTPACLPLTTDYFPDRQTLQNDYTEGCYDLLPHTDLERREDEYPVMTAHQVFEEFICQRLMQGYQIIVQTNSRKPQPAMAPPLSSSPLYSRGLVSRRKPEEEESLYWLSMGRTFHKVCLKDKIITVTRYLPKYPYESTQIQYSYNLCPPHADAHFLPFWVEFSHERLEEYKWNYLDQYICSAGSEDFSLIDSLKFWRTRFLLLPAGGARRVADGEGHWDVYGEGAGAVRDGSSGTGDWCLLDGFIRFLEGLNRIRRRHRSDRIIRKGAAIKSLQVTGSLSSYNPEPVAPHVGKKGTSALSALLELEQTQKSLEEQQLAAQHAGKACGPVNEAASVALTTTYVESPRKDAAFILDFIRSPRSSYICHSQLPVEQVTANPTEGGLMDKASNQPERTAAASQSTVDPTPGTTSETGGQSGSGGLCLSSSSTLMEILEAIKHPTTGVQLLPEQRGLPPNCFVSAEVVHWLVSTVENVATQGIAVEIMQKMLDDGLIIHASGDAMRTFVYGFYLYRIVDKDSEKVPTAQLQPAVANVWSAAALEDFTLFQRKWFEVAFVLEERRPCDLPAFLLPWLPSRPASYASRHSSFSRSFGGRSQAAALLAATVPEQKTVTLDVDVNNRSDRTEWCSCYYHGNFSLNAAFEIKLHWMAVTAAVLFEMVQGWHRKAASCGFLLVPVLEVPFALSSFLYGDPLRAQLFIQLNIQCLLKEGSDNLFEGFEPETYWERMQLFQEAILYRFGFVHDKFSASAFNFPSENKPQYIHVTGTVFLQLPYSKRKYSSGQRRRRNSTTSANQSLFGSEDRVGYNWAYNTMLTKAWRTGVLGDEKLADRLLRDFTDFCANKDNRLVTFWESCVEKMNASAP from the exons ATGACTGTAACCATGAAGGCCAACAGATCCTACAAGCTCGTGGTGCACAAGAAGGGCTTTGGAGGAAGCG ATGATGAATTGATGATGAATCCGAAGGTATTTCCTCAGGTTAAACTGGGAGATATTGTTGAGATCGCTCACCCAAATGACGAGTACAG TCCTCTGCTGTTGCAGGTCAAGAGCCTAAAGGAAGATCTACAGAAAG AAACTATCAGTGTTGATCAGACAGTAGCTCAGGCCTTCAAACTCCGCGCTTACCAGGATGTCATCATCAACATTGTGGACCCAAAG GATGTGACTTTGGATCTTGTTGAGCTCACCTTTAAAGATCAGTACATTGGCCGAGGAGACATGTGGAGACTGAAGAAGAGTTTA GTGAGCACTTGTGCGTATGTGACACAGAAAGTAGAGTTTGCAGGCATCAG ggCCCAGGCCAGTGAATTGTGGGTAAAAGGAGAGAAGGTCACCTGTGGCTACATTAGCGAAGATTCAAGG GTTGTGTTTAGGTCCACATCTGCGATGGTTTACATATTTATTCAGATGAGCTGTGAGATGTGGGACTTTGATATATATG GtgacctttattttgaaaaagctGTCAATGGTTTCCTCTCTGACCTCTTTGCCAAATGGAAA GAGAAAAACTGCAGTCATGAGGTCACGGTGGTGCTGTTTTCCAGAACCTTCTATTCTGCAAAATCACTGG AAGAGTTCCCAGAGATGCAAAGAGCATCAATACGGCAAGACCACGAGGGATGTTACAGTGAAGATTTTTACAG AGTGGTGGCTCAGAATGAAAGACGCGATGAGTGGACATCACTGCTTGTCACCATTAAGAAGCTGTTCATCCAGTATCCTGTGTTGGTGCGTCTTAAAGGAACAG ATGGATTCCTGTGCGGACAGAATTCCACTGCTGCTCAGGGAAATTATCTCGAAGCCATCAACTTATCTTTCAACG TGTTTGACAAGCACTACATCAACCGTAACTTTGATCGGACTGGTCAGATGTCTGTGGTCATCACTCCAGGGGTGGGCGTGTTCGAAGTGGACCGCTTACTCATGATCCTGACCAAACAGCGCATGATTGACAATG GTATTGGTGTAGACCTGGTCTGTATGGGAGAGCAGCCCCTTCATGCTGTTCCACTTTTTAAG TTACACAATCGCACAGTGCTTGGAGATTCCAGAATCGGAGACGACTATAACCTGCCACATTGGATCAACCACAG CTTTTACACATCCAAGAGCCAAAACTCTTGCAGCTGTTTTACACCCAGAATCAAGCTGGCTGGAAAAAAG CCTCACGCTGACAGAGCCAGATTCAGCAGAGAACATA CCCTTGCTGGTCCCAGAGATGCTGAGAACAGTCTTCCCATCCAGGTGGACTATGATGCTTACGACGCTCAGGTCTTCAGGCTTCCTGGACCCTCAAGAGCCCAGAGATCCACCAACTTCAG GGCTTCAGAAAAGGAAGAAGTctttgatcatttttgtgtCAGGTCGAGTCGGGAGAGAGAGTCGGCCAGCAGGAAAAGCTGGGGCTCGGCAGATGTGGGCGGGGGTGTAGTGGGCACCTCTCCTCCCATTCGACCCACGGGACAAGAGGAGCAGAGGAGCCTGGCGTCAGAGGACAGCCTGGGACACATCTCCAACATCCTGCTCATCCCACGGCCTGCTCAGGGCCAGTACGAGGTCAGCAGCTCCCTGGGGTACACCAGCTGCACAAGAG AGATGCTGGAAAAGATGGTGGAATCTCAGAGGGACTCTAGTGCTCCAGGCCGTTTTACCGTGGGCAGCGCTGAATCCACCCTGCACATACGGccaggcggttacacgcctcagAGGGCCCTCATCAACCCCTTCGCACCTTCACGCATGCCTATGAAACTAACCTCTAACCGGCGACGCTGGATGCACACCTTTCCTGTGG GTCCTTCTGGAGAGGCCATTCAGATCCATCACCAGACCAGGCAGAACATGGCAGAGCTGCAGGGCAGCGAGCATAGAGATCCCGCTCGAACCTCCGCAGAGCTGCTGGAACTGGCCTATCACGAAGCCACGGGAAG caaGCGGACAGCGGCCCGTCACACAGGAGACAATGGGCTGTACATCACTGGAGGTCCTGACAATGTCTCTTGTAGCCCTGCTAGTATCAGTAGCACCG GAACGCCAATGACCCGTAGTTCCTTTGAAGACTATTCCAACAGTTCAGATCCAA TCCTGCTGCTGTCTGCCCCCCCGACAGTGCCTAGCTTCTGTTGTACGGTGGGGGTGGATTGGAAGTCCCTCACCACTCCTGCGTGCCTTCCCCTCACTACCGATTACTTTCCTGACCGACAAACCCTGCAGAACGACTACACGGAGGGCTGCTATGACCTGCTGCCCCACACTGACCTGGAGAG GCGTGAGGACGAGTATCCCGTGATGACGGCCCATCAGGTGTTTGAAGAGTTCATCTGTCAAAGACTGATGCAGGGCTACCAGATCATCGTACAAACCAATAGCAGGAAACCGCAACCcgctatggccccgcccctcagCAGCAGCCCCCTCTATTCCAGAG gACTTGTATCTCGGCGTAAACCAGAGGAAGAGGAGAGTCTGTACTGGCTCAGTATGGGCAGAACCTTTCATAAAGTCTGTCTTAAAGATAAGATCATTACAGTCACCCGCTACCTCCCAAA GTATCCATACGAATCCACGCAGATTCAGTACAGCTACAATCTTTGCCCTCCGCACGCAGACGCCCACTTCTTGCCTTTCTGGGTCGAGTTTAGCCACGAGCGGCTGGAGGAGTACAAGTGGAACTATCTGGATCAGTACATCTGTTCTGCTGGATCTGAGGACTTCAG TCTTATTGATTCTCTGAAGTTCTGGCGTACACGTTTCCTGCTACTGCCAGCGGGTGGAGCCAGGCGAGTGGCGGATGGCGAGGGTCACTGGGACGTGTATGGGGAGGGAGCGGGCGCGGTGCGTGATGGTTCCTCCGGCACTGGGGACTGGTGTCTTTTGGATGGATTTATTCGCTTTTTAGAAGGTCTGAACAGGATCCGACGTCGTCACCGATCTGATCGAATTATCCGC aAAGGAGCTGCCATAAAAAGCCTCCAGGTGACCGGAAGCCTTTCATCTTATAACCCGGAGCCTGTAGCGCCCCATGTGGGCAAAAAAGGCACCTCTGCCCTCTCTGCACTCTTGGAGTTAGAACAGACACAGAA GAGTTTAGAAGAGCAGCAGCTTGCCGCTCAGCATGCTGGGAAAGCATGTGGACCTGTGAATGAAGCTGCCAGCGTTGCCCTGACAACAACCTATGTCGAAAGCCCCCGTAAG GACGCTGCCTTCATTTTGGACTTTATTCGTAGTCCACGTTCCTCCTACATCTGTCACTCGCAG CTTCCAGTTGAACAGGTCACCGCCAATCCCACCGAGGGAGGCTTGATGGACAAAGCAAGCAACCAACCTGAGAGAACAGCTGCCGCCTCCCAGTCCACAGTTGACCCAACGCCGGGCACCACTTCAGAGACAGG CGGGCAGTCAGGTTCTGGTGGCTTATGCCTGTCATCGTCTTCCACGCTAATGGAGATCCTGGAAGCCATTAAACATCCCAC CACCGGAGTGCAGCTCTTACCGGAGCAGCGAGGCCTGCCGCCCAACTGCTTTGTCAGTGCCGAGGTTGTACATTGGCTGGTCAGCACCGTGGAGAATGTGGCTACACAGGGCATCGCCGTAGAAATCATGCAG AAGATGCTCGATGATGGTCTGATTATTCACGCCTCTGGCGATGCCATGCGGACATTTGTCTATGGCTTTTACCTTTACCGGATTGTCGACAAAGACTCTGAAAAGG TCCCTACTGCACAGCTTCAACCAGCCGTAGCTAATGTGTGGTCTGCAGCAGCTTTGGAGGACTTCACCCTGTTCCAGAGAAAGTGGTTTGAGGTGGCGTTTGTTCTGGAGGAACGTCGACCCTGCGACTTACCTGCCTTCTTACTTCCCTGGCTGCCCAGTCGGCCGGCCTCGTACGCAAGTAGGCATAGCTCCTTCAGCCGCAGCTTCGGAGGACGCAGCCAGGCTGCCGCACTGCTAG CTGCCACAGTTCCTGAGCAAAAAACAGTCACCTTGGACGTTGATGTGAACAATCGCAGCGATCGGACGGAATGGTGCAGTTGCTATTACCATGGCAACTTCTCTCTCAATGCTGCCTTTGAGATCAAGCTGCACTGGATGGCTGTCACCGCAGCCGTGCTCTTTGAAATG GTGCAAGGCTGGCACAGAAAGGCAGCGTCTTGTGGCTTCCTGCTCGTACCCGTGTTGGAGGTGCCCTTCGCTCTGTCATCGTTCCTGTATGGTGATCCTCTCCGTGCCCAGTTGTTCATCCAACTCAACATTCAGTGCCTACTGAAGGAGGGCAGTGATAATTTGTTTGAGG GGTTTGAGCCGGAGACTTACTGGGAGAGAATGCAGTTGTTTCAGGAGGCCATATTATACAG ATTTGGCTTTGTTCATGACAAGTTCTCAGCGTCAGCTTTCAACTTTCCATCTGAGAACAAGCCACAATACATCCATGTAACAG GTACAGTTTTTCTTCAGCTGCCCTACTCAAAAAGGAAATACTCAAGCGGACAGCGCAGACGCCGTAACTCCACTACCTCGGCCAATCAGAGCCTGTTTGGCTCTGAGGATCGGGTGGGCTACAACTGGGCCTACAATACCATGCTGACCAAAGCCTGGAGGACCGGCGTGCTGGGGGACGAGAAACTGGCGGATCGCCTGCTACGAGATTTCACAGACTTTTGTGCCAACAAAGATAATCGACTGGTGACCTTCTGGGAAAGCTGCGTGGAGAAAATGAACGCCAGTGCTCCCTAA